The nucleotide window CCGTCGGCGACAAGATGGCCGGCCGGCACGGCAACAAGGGCGTCATCAGTAAGATCCTGCCATCCGAGGACATGCCGTACCTGCCGGACGGGACGCCGATCGACATCGTGCTCAACCCGCTCGGCGTGCCGTCGCGGATGAACGTCGGCCAGGTGCTGGAGACGCACCTCGGCTGGGCCGCGGAGATGCTCGGCTTCTACGCCGAGACGCCGGTGTTCGACGGGCCGCGCGAGGACGAGATCCGCGGGCTGCTCCAGACGGCGTCGGAGACCGAGGCCGGCGCGCGGGTGCACATCGACGAGACCGGCAAGGTGCGCCTCTACGACGGGCGGACGGGCCAACCGTTCGACCAGGAGGTCACGGTCGGCCAGATTTACATGATGAAGCTGCTGCACCTCGTCGAGGACAAGATCCACGCGCGGTCGACGGGCCCGTACTCGCTCATCACCCAGCAGCCCCTCGGCGGCAAGGCGCAGTTCGGCGGGCAGCGGTTCGGCGAGATGGAGGTGTGGGCGCTCGAGGCGTACGGCGCCGCGAATACCCTCCAGGAGCTCCTCACCGTCAAGTCCGACGACGTCGTCGGGCGGGTGAAGACGTACGAGGCGATCGTCAAGGGCGAGAACATCCAGGAGCCCGGCGTGCCGGAGTCCTTCAAGGTGCTCGTCAAGGAGCTGCAGAGCCTCTGCCTCGATGTCAAGGTGCTGAGCGAGGACAAGAAGGAGATCGAGCTCAAGGAAATCGAGGAAGACATCGCCGAGACGGCCCGGGCCCTCGGCATCAACCTCGAGGGCGAGGAAGCCCTCGTCGAGGAGAACTAAGCGATGCAGGACGTCAACAACTTCGACGCGGTCAAGATCGCGCTGGCCTCGCCGGACCAGATCCGTCAGTGGTCCCGCGGCGAGGTCAAGAAGCCGGAGACGATCAACTACCGCACGCTGAAGCCGGAGCGCGACGGGCTGTTCTGCGAGCGGATCTTCGGCCCGACCAAGGACTGGGAGTGCCACTGCGGCAAGTACAAGCGCATCCGGTTCAAGGGGATCGTGTGCGACCGGTGCGGGGTGGAAGTGACCCGCGCGAAGGTGCGGCGCGAGCGGATGGGCCACATCGAGCTCGCCGCGCCGGTGTGCCACATCTGGTATCTCAAGGGCGTGCCGAGCCGCATCGGCCTCTTGCTCGACATGTCCCCGCGGGCGCTCGAGCGCGTGGTCTACTTCGCGGCCTACGTCGTCACCGATCCGGGGACGATCAAGGGGCTCAGCCGCGGCCAGCTGCTGACCGAGGCCGACTTCCGGGAGCTGCGGGACAAGCACGGCACCACCTTCCACGCCGGCATCGGCGCGGAGGCGATCAAGGAGCTGCTGCGCGAGCTGAACCTCGACCAGACGCAGAAGAAGCTGCGCGCGGAGCTCAAGACCGCGGGCGGCCAGAAGCGCATGAAGATCCTGAAGCGGCTCGAGGTCGTGGAGGCGTTCCGCAAGAGCGGCAACACGCCGGACTGGATGATCCTCGACGTCGTGCCGGTGATCCCGCCGGACCTGCGGCCGATGGTCCAGCTCGACGGCGGCCGCTTCGCGACGAGCGACCTGAACGATCTGTACCGCCGCGTGATCAACCGCAACAACCGCCTGAAGCGCCTGCTCGACCTCGGCGCGCCCGAGATCATCGTGCGCAACGAGAAGCGGATGCTGCAGGAGGCGGTGGACGCGCTGATCGACAACGGCCGGCGCGGCCGGCCGGTGACCGGGCCGAACAACCGCCCGCTCAAGTCGCTGTCCGACATGCTGAAGGGCAAGCAGGGGCGGTTCCGCCAGAACCTCCTCGGCAAGCGCGTCGACTACTCCGGGCGCTCGGTCATCGTGGTGGGGCCAAACCTGCGCCTCCACCAGTGCGGGCTGCCCAAAGAGATGGCGCTCGAGCTCTTCAAGCCGTTTGTGATGAAGAAGCTCGTCGACCGCGGGCTCAGCCAGAACATCAAGAGCGCGAAGCGGATGGTCGAGCGCGCGCGGCCCGAGGTGTGGGACGTGCTGGAGGAGGTCGTGCACGAGCATCCCGTGCTGCTCAACCGCGCCCCGACCCTGCACCGCCTCGGCATCCAGGCGTTCGAGCCGGTGCTGATCGAGGGCAAGGCGATCCAGGTGCACCCGCTCGTCTGCACGGCGTACAACGCGGACTTCGACGGCGACCAGATGGCGGCGCACGTGCCGCTGTCGGCCGCGGCGCAGGCCGAGGCGCGCGTGCTGATGCTGTCCGCGTACAACATTCTCTCGCCGGCCTACGGCCGCGCGATCACGTCGCCGACCCGCGACATCGTCTTCGGCTGCTACTACCTCACGCTGGAGCGGGCGGGGGCGAAGGGCGAGGGCAAGATCTTCAGCCGGCCGGACGAGGTCGTGCTGGGCTACGAGAGCGGCGTGCTGGACCTGCACGCGAAGATCAAGGTCCGGCTCAGCCACGACGGCGAACTGATCGAGACGACGGTCGGCCGGGTGATCTTCAACGAGGCGATCCCGGAGGAGCTGCGGTTCATCAACGAGGTCTGCGACCGCAAGATCCTCTCCCAGATCGTGTCCGAGGCCTACAGCCGCCTCGGCTCCACGAAGACGGTGCAGCTGCTCGACAGCATCAAGGATCTGGGCTTCCATTTCGCGACCATCAGCGGCAGCGGCATCGCGCTGTCGGACATCGTGATCCCGAAGGAGAAGGAAGAGATCCTCGCCAAGGCCGACAAAGAAGTCGACGCGATCGACACCCAG belongs to bacterium and includes:
- the rpoC gene encoding DNA-directed RNA polymerase subunit beta'; this translates as MQDVNNFDAVKIALASPDQIRQWSRGEVKKPETINYRTLKPERDGLFCERIFGPTKDWECHCGKYKRIRFKGIVCDRCGVEVTRAKVRRERMGHIELAAPVCHIWYLKGVPSRIGLLLDMSPRALERVVYFAAYVVTDPGTIKGLSRGQLLTEADFRELRDKHGTTFHAGIGAEAIKELLRELNLDQTQKKLRAELKTAGGQKRMKILKRLEVVEAFRKSGNTPDWMILDVVPVIPPDLRPMVQLDGGRFATSDLNDLYRRVINRNNRLKRLLDLGAPEIIVRNEKRMLQEAVDALIDNGRRGRPVTGPNNRPLKSLSDMLKGKQGRFRQNLLGKRVDYSGRSVIVVGPNLRLHQCGLPKEMALELFKPFVMKKLVDRGLSQNIKSAKRMVERARPEVWDVLEEVVHEHPVLLNRAPTLHRLGIQAFEPVLIEGKAIQVHPLVCTAYNADFDGDQMAAHVPLSAAAQAEARVLMLSAYNILSPAYGRAITSPTRDIVFGCYYLTLERAGAKGEGKIFSRPDEVVLGYESGVLDLHAKIKVRLSHDGELIETTVGRVIFNEAIPEELRFINEVCDRKILSQIVSEAYSRLGSTKTVQLLDSIKDLGFHFATISGSGIALSDIVIPKEKEEILAKADKEVDAIDTQYRRGLITNEERYLKTVDVWTEATETITRKMLSTFDPFNPLYMMAQSGARGNIQQIRQLAGMRGLMTDPSGRIIELPIKANFREGLTVLEYFISTHGQRKGLADTAIRTSESGYLTRRLVDVAQDVIIRDEDCHTTSGVEMTAIMDGSQTVVPLADRIAGRVAAEDVLAPRSKKVLIEAGAEIDQAAAEAAEEAGVTSVVVRSVLGCKTRFGICAKCYGRNLATGKLVEIGEAVGIIAAQSIGEPGTQLTMRTFHTGGVAGFDITQGLPRVEELFEARRPKGQAVIAEIDGKVALSESKGTRIITLAGRDDEREYPVAYGVRVRVADGDRASAGDQMTEGSVNPHDILRIKGLAAVQGYLVQEIQSVYRSQGVDINDKHIEIIVRQMLRRVKVEEPGGAEFLPGELVDIFALEEENARAMASRKEPATARPVLLGITKASLATESFLSAASFQETARVLTDAATKGKVDPLLGLKENVIIGKLIPAGTGMQRYRSVKVAVEGLT